A region from the Aegilops tauschii subsp. strangulata cultivar AL8/78 chromosome 5, Aet v6.0, whole genome shotgun sequence genome encodes:
- the LOC109741013 gene encoding SKP1-like protein 4, translating into MVRLRSSDGQELEYVNRHFSDPAAAADPFDYIPNFDDPLKAFDDAFVQVDQDTLFDLIDAAECLEIEGLMDLTCKTVADQMRGKTIEEIRKKFHVVNDYTAWAFE; encoded by the exons ATGGTCCGCCTGCGCAGCTCCGACGGCCAGGAGCTCGAG TACGTCAACAGGCACTTCTCCgacccggccgccgccgccgaccccttCGACTACATCCCCAACTTCGACGACCCGCTCAAGGCGTTCGACGACGCCTTCGTCCAGGTCGACCAGGACACGCTCTTCGACCTCATCGACGCGGCCGAGTGCCTCGAAATTGAGGGGCTGATGGACCTGACGTGCAAGACGGTGGCGGACCAGATGAGGGGCAAGACCATAGAGGAGATCCGCAAGAAGTTCCACGTCGTCAACGACTACACCGCCTGGGCCTTCGAGTAG
- the LOC109741007 gene encoding uncharacterized protein has translation MAARQGGTGVGEITAAGGGITPGPGSAARTPTASPYQVPLEIEEQIYSPVYGNIAVRDSRGCCSGFTASFTKILFITHLVAFIALTIFLGVQASSHPNPTYKPFAHFIPLASSVILSIIAACFWTILAVTNPAKAIKTSLWTAPVSALGCDVVILLVGDGEALGIGVLIVVIAIAAALYSCWATGPRLQHAAAVLSTSVNGAHLPFSASCLVLFVVLAAFGYMAFWTVAISCISAAEGHFMDFHIVYVAALLVSISWTMQVLRYFVYVAVARLAHAALAHGVRMPGGAVEAFCGTMSGPAFGDICMGAVLVPVIAAVRSFARAINALSGGNDEFLFSCCQGCCLSVSEKLMGRVNRWGFVHVGARGKAFCVASRDVWSLFVLRGMAKLVDSDLTGSFCFLSAVTGGTLASLVAGSWALAMDRDRKELALPISFYSFLIGYYMCRMMIAWPQACVAAYHVAYAENPQNPHLGTLIPDHLRELQALAAD, from the exons ATGGCGGCGAGGCAGGGAGGAACCGGCGTCGGGGAAAtcacggcggccggcggcggcatTACCCCCGGGCCCGGCAGCGCGGCGCGCACGCCGACGGCCAGCCCTTACCAG GTGCCACTTGAAATAGAAGAGCAAATTTACTCTCCAGTCTATGGGAACATTGCAGTCCGTGACAGTCGTGGTTGTTGCAGTGGTTTCACAGCCAGTTTCACAAAGATTCTGTTCATCACGCACCTCGTTGCTTTCATCGCCCTCACAATCTTTCTTGGAGTTCAGGCTTCTTCCCACCCGAATCCTACCTACAAGCCGTTCGCCCACTTCATTCCGCTCGCCTCTTCTGTGATATTATCTATTATCGCTGCCTGCTTTTGGACTATCCTTGCTGTCACTAATCCTGCAAAAGCCATCAAAACATCTCTCTGGACAGCTCCTGTTTCCGCACTTGGCTGCGATGTAGTCATACTCCTCGTCGGTGATGGTGAAGCCCTTGGCATCGGAGTGCTCATAGTTGTGATCGCCATTGCAGCGGCTCTGTACAGTTGTTGGGCCACTGGTCCGCGTCTCCAGCACGCCGCCGCAGTACTTTCCACCTCTGTCAATGGAGCACATTTGCCCTTCAGTGCTTCTTGCCTGGTTCTTTTTGTTGTCCTTGCCGCGTTTGGCTACATGGCCTTCTGGACAGTTGCCATCAGTTGCATTTCAGCTGCAGAAGGGCACTTCATGGATTTCCATATTGTCTATGTGGCTGCGCTCCTGGTCAGCATATCATGGACAATGCAGGTGCTGCGTTACTTCGTCTATGTGGCCGTGGCAAGGCTGGCACATGCGGCGCTTGCCCACGGAGTCCGCATGCCAGGTGGTGCCGTCGAAGCATTCTGTGGCACGATGTCGGGGCCAGCTTTTGGTGACATATGCATGGGGGCTGTGCTTGTCCCGGTGATTGCAGCGGTGAGGAGCTTCGCTCGAGCGATTAACGCCCTGTCGGGGGGCAACGACGAGTTCCTTTTCTCATGCTGCCAGGGCTGCTGCCTGAGTGTCTCGGAGAAACTGATGGGACGGGTGAACCGTTGGGGCTTTGTCCATGTCGGAGCGCGGGGGAAGGCGTTCTGTGTGGCTTCGCGGGATGTGTGGTCCCTTTTCGTTCTCCGCGGGATGGCGAAGCTTGTTGATTCAGACCTCACTGGTTCCTTCTGCTTCCTTTCGGCTGTCACGGGAGGCACCTTGGCCTCATTGGTTGCTGGTTCATGGGCTCTGGCCATGGATAGGGATCGTAAGGAGCTTGCTCTGCCAATATCGTTCTACTCATTTCTCATCGGTTATTACATG TGCCGGATGATGATTGCGTGGCCGCAGGCTTGCGTTGCAGCATACCATGTTGCATATGCAGAGAACCCCCAGAATCCTCACCTGGGAACACTGATACCAGACCACCTGCGGGAGCTCCAAGCACTAGCTGCAGACTGA